A single window of Coleofasciculus chthonoplastes PCC 7420 DNA harbors:
- a CDS encoding RNA-guided endonuclease InsQ/TnpB family protein: MFTLVYEFKLKPTNAQIATFEEWLEQCRKVYNYALCERKHWVNSRKCPVNACSIKSEYIIPANQPAPTYNSQCENLTQAKKNIPALKQVHSQVLQNLQWKVDVPFDKLPSTSLRASPEISPTGTSLGIDVGLMHFAAVSNGQTFPNPRPFKRLESKLKSLQKKVSNKRFGSNNRAKAQAKVSRLHERIANTRKNYHWELAHNLCDWADMIFAEQLNLKGLARGMLSKSCLDAGWGQFLDILSQCCFKRGVYFQKVPAAGTSQTCPKCLKETGRKKLSQRVHKCQYCGYECDRDVAAAQVVELRGLEAVGHTVVKLSEGKGSILEDVKLCLPVTEESPRL; the protein is encoded by the coding sequence GTGTTTACTTTAGTTTACGAGTTTAAGTTAAAACCGACTAACGCACAGATAGCCACCTTTGAGGAATGGTTAGAACAATGCAGGAAGGTCTATAACTATGCCCTTTGTGAGCGTAAACATTGGGTTAATAGTCGTAAATGTCCGGTGAACGCTTGCTCGATTAAAAGTGAATACATTATCCCAGCGAATCAACCTGCACCAACGTATAACAGTCAGTGTGAGAATCTCACCCAAGCGAAAAAGAATATCCCTGCACTCAAGCAGGTACACTCACAAGTGCTACAAAACCTGCAATGGAAAGTAGATGTTCCCTTCGACAAGCTCCCTTCGACTTCGCTCAGGGCATCGCCTGAAATTAGTCCGACTGGTACATCATTAGGAATAGATGTAGGCTTAATGCACTTTGCCGCCGTGTCTAATGGGCAAACGTTTCCCAATCCCAGACCGTTTAAACGTCTAGAAAGCAAGCTGAAATCGCTGCAAAAGAAGGTGTCTAATAAACGGTTCGGGTCAAACAATCGCGCTAAGGCACAAGCCAAAGTAAGCCGACTACATGAACGGATAGCAAACACCCGCAAAAACTACCACTGGGAGCTAGCCCATAACCTTTGTGATTGGGCGGACATGATATTTGCCGAACAGTTAAATCTGAAGGGATTAGCGCGTGGGATGCTCTCCAAAAGCTGTTTAGATGCAGGCTGGGGTCAGTTTCTAGACATCCTTTCCCAATGTTGTTTCAAGCGTGGGGTGTACTTCCAGAAAGTACCAGCAGCAGGAACGAGTCAGACCTGTCCCAAATGCTTAAAAGAGACAGGCAGGAAGAAACTATCCCAACGGGTACACAAATGCCAGTATTGTGGGTATGAATGCGACCGGGATGTAGCAGCCGCTCAAGTCGTAGAATTAAGAGGATTAGAAGCCGTGGGACACACGGTAGTTAAGCTTTCTGAGGGTAAAGGTTCCATCCTGGAAGATGTAAAACTCTGCCTCCCTGTGACGGAAGAATCCCCGCGTCTTTAG
- a CDS encoding ion transporter, with product MIYKIKLRLYEILERTDIRDTASQIVDGLIWTLIALNLMAFTLETVDQIGNQYRKYFILFEEVSIAVFTVEYILRLWICTVNPDYNHSIRGRLRFMFTPLMLIDLIAIFPFYLPLLFPDLRFLRSLRLFRFFRILKLSRYSASLRTLGRVIRSKKEELIITFFVLFILLFCASSLIYFAEHEAQAEAFPNIPMSMWWGVITLTTVGYGDVYPVTLIGKLVGAMLAVLGIGLFALPAGILASGFSEELQVRHPLKRKRTSKFCPHCGKPIH from the coding sequence ATGATATACAAAATAAAACTGCGACTTTATGAAATTTTAGAGCGGACTGATATTAGGGATACAGCTAGCCAAATCGTTGACGGATTGATTTGGACATTAATTGCCCTCAATTTAATGGCTTTTACCTTGGAAACAGTTGATCAGATTGGGAATCAGTATAGAAAATACTTTATCCTTTTTGAGGAGGTCTCAATTGCCGTATTTACCGTGGAATATATCTTAAGACTTTGGATATGTACGGTAAATCCGGACTATAATCATTCGATCAGGGGACGGTTAAGATTCATGTTCACCCCTTTAATGCTCATCGATTTAATTGCGATTTTTCCTTTTTATCTGCCGCTCCTGTTCCCCGATTTGCGATTTTTAAGATCTTTACGACTATTCCGCTTTTTTAGAATTTTAAAACTAAGCCGTTATTCAGCGTCATTAAGAACATTAGGACGAGTGATTCGTTCAAAAAAAGAGGAATTAATTATCACCTTTTTTGTTTTATTTATTTTATTATTTTGCGCCTCTAGTCTAATTTATTTTGCCGAACATGAAGCGCAGGCGGAAGCGTTCCCGAATATCCCCATGTCCATGTGGTGGGGTGTGATTACCTTAACCACCGTGGGCTACGGTGACGTCTATCCAGTCACGCTGATCGGGAAATTAGTGGGCGCGATGTTAGCGGTGCTGGGAATTGGGCTATTTGCTTTACCTGCTGGTATATTGGCGTCTGGATTCTCGGAAGAACTTCAAGTGAGACACCCGCTCAAACGTAAGCGAACCTCCAAATTTTGTCCTCATTGTGGAAAACCCATTCATTGA
- a CDS encoding urease accessory protein UreD, whose translation MSNTKTEWQGSLELVYANDQGKTRLVRDRITSPLKVQRPFYPEGQGVCHTVVLHTAGGIVGGDRLSQTIHLQEDSQALITTAAASKIYRSNGQRANQRIHIHVEAGACLEWLPQETIVFNGADYQQQMTVELAPGASWLAWEITRFGRTARKERFLQGDWRSHTEIWQQGHPLWIDRQWLPGGEAVLDSPHGLAGEPIVGTLIWMGPPVSSEIIDNARSLWTADQRQGEAGVTQTQAQGLLCRYRGSSTTEVRNWFTQVWQCLRLTYLGRNVSQPRVWLV comes from the coding sequence ATGTCTAATACCAAAACGGAATGGCAAGGCAGTTTAGAGTTAGTCTATGCCAATGATCAGGGTAAAACCCGCTTAGTGCGCGATCGCATAACTTCCCCTCTGAAGGTGCAGCGCCCGTTTTACCCGGAAGGACAAGGGGTTTGTCATACCGTAGTCTTACATACAGCCGGGGGTATTGTCGGCGGCGATCGCTTGTCACAAACCATCCACCTGCAAGAGGATAGCCAAGCCTTGATTACCACGGCGGCGGCGAGTAAAATCTATCGCAGCAATGGGCAAAGAGCCAACCAACGGATTCATATCCACGTCGAGGCGGGGGCTTGTTTGGAATGGTTACCTCAGGAAACAATTGTATTTAATGGTGCAGATTATCAGCAGCAGATGACGGTAGAATTAGCTCCGGGCGCCAGTTGGTTAGCCTGGGAGATTACCCGGTTTGGGCGTACTGCTAGGAAGGAAAGGTTCTTACAAGGGGATTGGCGATCGCATACCGAAATTTGGCAACAAGGACACCCATTGTGGATTGATCGTCAGTGGTTACCGGGAGGGGAAGCGGTACTCGATAGTCCCCATGGATTAGCCGGAGAGCCAATTGTCGGAACCCTGATCTGGATGGGACCACCCGTATCATCGGAGATAATAGACAATGCCAGAAGCCTGTGGACAGCCGATCAACGCCAAGGAGAAGCGGGAGTTACCCAAACTCAGGCACAAGGATTATTATGCCGTTATCGCGGTTCATCAACCACAGAAGTGCGAAACTGGTTTACCCAGGTTTGGCAATGTCTGCGCCTTACTTATTTGGGACGGAATGTTTCCCAACCACGAGTTTGGCTAGTTTAG
- a CDS encoding AI-2E family transporter, with protein sequence MMNLTNHELIRYLLLIILGLTFFKVIVYFEAVIVIFALAAVLAFLLTYPVRWLQHFVPHTVAVVVVFLILIIIVFIFTVTIGFALLSQGQQLINELPGIIDQVIFIVEKIERFLDRWNLQIDLEAIGEFLRNQILAGITIVLAILSELLTQFVNLILIAVVAFFMLLDRGRLWSFILQRFPPPLRNKLSLAIQRNFLGFFWGRLLLSAFFGISAFVIFVLFRIPYALVLAAIAGVFDLIPAIGATLGITIVALIVLPQGILLSITVLAICVTLQQVEENLLMPRIMQGSLDMNPVVMFFALLVGARVAGLLGVFLAIPLAGVMISLFEINEMKGKD encoded by the coding sequence ATGATGAATTTAACTAACCATGAATTAATTCGATATTTGCTTTTAATTATTTTAGGATTGACCTTTTTTAAAGTCATTGTTTATTTTGAAGCCGTTATAGTTATTTTTGCATTAGCCGCAGTATTAGCCTTTTTGCTTACCTATCCAGTGAGATGGTTGCAGCATTTTGTACCACATACTGTTGCCGTTGTCGTGGTATTTTTAATTCTTATTATTATAGTTTTTATTTTTACAGTTACAATAGGGTTTGCACTTTTATCTCAAGGTCAACAATTAATTAATGAATTACCGGGGATTATTGATCAAGTTATATTTATAGTAGAAAAAATTGAGAGGTTTTTGGATAGATGGAATCTCCAAATTGACCTCGAAGCCATTGGAGAATTTTTACGCAATCAAATCCTTGCAGGAATTACCATTGTTTTAGCAATATTATCCGAATTATTAACCCAGTTCGTTAATCTCATATTGATTGCTGTTGTCGCATTTTTTATGTTACTCGATAGAGGAAGGCTTTGGTCTTTCATTCTTCAACGATTTCCCCCTCCCCTCCGAAATAAGCTAAGCCTTGCTATTCAACGCAACTTTTTAGGATTTTTTTGGGGACGACTTCTACTATCAGCTTTTTTTGGCATTTCTGCCTTTGTTATTTTTGTATTGTTTAGAATTCCCTATGCCTTAGTTTTAGCCGCGATCGCGGGAGTGTTTGATCTGATTCCAGCAATTGGCGCAACCTTAGGGATTACCATTGTCGCATTAATTGTGTTACCTCAAGGAATTTTGCTAAGTATCACTGTTTTAGCGATTTGTGTGACTTTACAACAAGTTGAAGAGAATTTGCTGATGCCTCGAATTATGCAAGGCTCACTTGATATGAATCCAGTTGTCATGTTCTTTGCTTTATTAGTAGGTGCGAGAGTTGCCGGACTTTTGGGAGTTTTTCTGGCAATTCCTTTAGCTGGAGTTATGATCAGTTTGTTTGAAATCAATGAAATGAAGGGAAAAGACTAG
- the ureA gene encoding urease subunit gamma, giving the protein MQLSPQEKDKLLVFTAALLAERRKARGLKLNYPEAVAYISAAILEGAREGRTVAELMSDGTTLLTRDDVMEGIPEMVQEVQIEATFPDGTKLVTVHNPIR; this is encoded by the coding sequence ATGCAACTCTCACCCCAGGAAAAAGATAAATTACTGGTGTTCACCGCCGCCCTATTAGCGGAACGACGCAAAGCACGCGGACTCAAACTGAATTATCCCGAAGCCGTCGCGTATATTTCGGCGGCTATTTTAGAAGGGGCGAGAGAGGGACGCACGGTGGCGGAGTTAATGAGTGATGGCACAACTCTGCTAACACGGGATGATGTCATGGAAGGCATACCAGAAATGGTGCAGGAAGTCCAGATTGAAGCCACGTTTCCGGATGGGACGAAACTCGTCACGGTTCATAATCCCATCCGTTAG
- a CDS encoding YqeG family HAD IIIA-type phosphatase, which produces MVNFPRKVHTVACINLDLLKIAGIQGVILDLDNTIVSENDRYLSPEGEAWIKKAKLAGFKFFILSNGKRRYRVKAWSERLDIPAINPARKPFPFAFRKALAQMQLTPKQVVVIGDSRHTDILGAWVVGCSSIQVATLPHPFRWWERLFGKYVQTPYPAGYDLWDFDPLNDYEQG; this is translated from the coding sequence GTGGTAAATTTCCCCAGAAAAGTTCATACTGTGGCTTGTATTAATCTGGATTTATTAAAGATCGCTGGGATTCAAGGGGTAATTCTTGATTTAGATAACACGATTGTTTCGGAAAATGATCGCTATTTATCTCCAGAAGGCGAAGCCTGGATCAAAAAAGCTAAGTTAGCCGGATTTAAGTTTTTTATCCTCTCCAATGGTAAGCGTCGCTATCGGGTAAAAGCCTGGTCTGAGCGCTTGGATATTCCGGCAATCAATCCGGCAAGGAAGCCCTTTCCTTTTGCCTTCCGCAAAGCTTTGGCTCAGATGCAATTGACGCCTAAGCAAGTTGTTGTGATTGGAGACAGTCGCCATACAGATATTTTAGGGGCGTGGGTAGTGGGCTGCTCTAGTATTCAAGTTGCCACGCTTCCCCATCCGTTTCGCTGGTGGGAAAGGCTGTTTGGGAAGTACGTGCAAACTCCCTATCCAGCGGGGTATGATCTTTGGGATTTTGATCCGCTGAATGATTATGAACAGGGGTAA
- a CDS encoding decaprenyl-phosphate phosphoribosyltransferase encodes MSNRKSLTVKFPYLTALRPRQWTKNLIVFAAPLFAFSINLQSLLGSLLALVLFCSASSSFYLFNDIADVESDRRHPVKCKRPIAAGLVRVPVAIGMAVILLLGALIIGWLKSSALGVTILGYAVLQVAYNLRLKRTVILDVFAIATGFVLRAFAGAAATGIILSPWFLLCTAMLALFLGVEKRKAELRLSEIKGGKTRSVLRRYSLSLLNRMESIVTTAAVVTYALWSSGPKVQGASTPWMMLTLPFVLYGIFRYQLLSDPREIARRSDTVEQGGRTERPEEVLLKDLPTSLTVLGWVLTSFIILLLKQQGVIN; translated from the coding sequence ATGAGCAATCGAAAATCATTAACCGTTAAGTTTCCCTATTTAACTGCCCTCCGACCTCGTCAGTGGACAAAAAACTTAATCGTTTTTGCGGCACCTTTGTTTGCGTTTAGTATTAATCTTCAATCTTTACTCGGTAGCTTACTTGCCTTAGTCCTATTTTGCAGCGCTTCTAGTAGTTTCTATTTATTCAATGACATTGCCGATGTCGAATCTGACCGTCGCCATCCTGTCAAGTGTAAGCGTCCCATTGCCGCAGGTTTAGTCCGTGTGCCAGTGGCAATTGGGATGGCGGTGATTCTGTTGCTCGGTGCCCTAATTATCGGGTGGCTGAAGTCATCCGCTTTGGGAGTAACTATCCTCGGTTACGCTGTGCTGCAAGTTGCCTACAACCTAAGGCTGAAGCGCACCGTAATTTTAGATGTATTCGCCATCGCCACGGGATTTGTCCTCCGGGCTTTTGCGGGTGCTGCGGCGACGGGAATTATTCTCTCTCCCTGGTTTCTCTTGTGTACAGCAATGCTGGCGCTATTTTTGGGCGTGGAAAAGCGCAAAGCTGAGTTGCGGTTGAGCGAAATTAAAGGGGGTAAGACTCGGTCAGTGCTACGCCGTTATTCTTTATCCTTGCTGAATCGCATGGAAAGTATTGTGACCACAGCGGCTGTGGTTACTTATGCGCTTTGGAGTTCGGGTCCCAAAGTTCAGGGAGCATCAACACCCTGGATGATGCTGACGTTACCCTTCGTTCTCTACGGTATTTTTCGGTATCAACTGCTCAGTGATCCCCGGGAAATTGCGCGGAGAAGTGACACGGTTGAACAGGGAGGACGAACTGAGCGACCGGAAGAAGTTTTATTGAAAGACTTACCGACTTCGCTCACTGTCTTGGGTTGGGTGCTGACCAGTTTTATCATTTTGTTGCTCAAACAGCAAGGGGTGATTAACTAA